Genomic window (Eubalaena glacialis isolate mEubGla1 chromosome 6, mEubGla1.1.hap2.+ XY, whole genome shotgun sequence):
TACGTTCCATCTGCTGTTCATTTACTTCCACCATTTGTCCTTCCTTAAAGCAGCATTTATGGTGATGCGAAGGTCTGTAAAGGTATTTCAGGAATTCGTTTATCAGCAAGAGAGGTAGGTGGGAGACAGCATTATCAGCTTTGGAGCCGATGAAGCAGCGCCAGGGAGCGTGAGGCCCCAGAGGGGCTGGCTCTGCCGGTGTGGACAGCCCTGCCAGGAGGGTGAGCAGCACAAGTACACTTCTGCCAGGGGAACCAGGCCCCTTTCCTGTAACACAGCTGTGTTCAAAACACAGGAcgcacaaaagagaaaatagctTTTCATCAAGCTTCTGTGGTTTGGCTTCCCCTTTCAAACAAGACAGGGAACAGCAAAGCTTTAGCCTGGAGGAAAGGAAAACATGTGCTGTGGGAGGAGAGGTGAGAGGGACTTTACCCTAGACGGCCCCTTGTGGGAGGGGTGACAGCTGAGGGTAAAACAGTTCTACTTGACCCTGATGACCCAGCTGTTTGCTATTTTCATTCCCCAAAAGCTCCCTGTTCCTTTTTGGTATCCATCATAATTGAACTCTGAAGTTGCTATTTGTATGCTGTTTCCTGAGTTTTGAACACCTTTCAGTTTTTGTTAAAGGGGACaccagaatttatttttcagacCTCTGTGAAGGGATGCTCGGCGATCATATGTCAACTCTGTTCTGGTGTGTTCCCACAGGATGTTACTCGGCGATATTAGCATATAATAATTCTTGTTGGTTACTGTGCTATCACCAGTCCCAAAATATGTATTGCTTGTTCCTGTGGTAGAGTCAGAGGCAAACTGAAGGAAACACCTACTGAGAGGCAGGGGGAAGAGGGTATGAAGCGGGTGAGCCCTGGAGGTGGATACTTGTGTTTAATGCTGGGTTTACTAGTTGATCTTCAGTAAATTAGTCGACATCTCTGTGTCTCAGCcactccatctgtgaaatggagatggcAAAGGGCCTGCTTCACTAGTAGAATGGGCAGACCGGATGAGGAGATGTACCAAAAAGGATAACTTAACCATTGCCCTGCTCTTCCAGTATTAAACGATGGTGAGTGACAACGTCTTACCTTTTTCCCTCTTCAGGCCCAGTGGTTGCATTTCATGGCAGATACCCTCCCCTTAATCCTCATGGCCAGCCCCCATTACCTGCTCATGTTCCCACAAAAAAAGTTAGCCTAGAAAAGGCGGAGCGTGTTGTCTCTACAATTCTCTCCCCTGATTCAGAGTGTTCTGATGACATTACTATGTTACATTTTTGTactcttttataattttcaaagtgcttttgtAACTTGTGCCACATCCAGATGACAACTTATTAGGATCTGTCAGCCTTCTGGTAAGGCTGCCGCTCACCGGGTCTGCCCATTCTAGGCTCGGGAACCTTGACTAAGAATTCCAGGTCCATCTGAACCAGTATCTGTCAGGGGCAAAAAGTGAAAAGGTACCTTTACCTCAGAACCGATAAAGACCCTGGAAGGCTTGAGGAGGATAAAGCTATGGAATGTGAGGGAACTGCATACAGTTTACCACACTTCAACTCCAAATAACACACAGTTActtatttccttatttacttaactgtgttgggtcttcgttgctgcgcacgggctttctctagtgtggcgagcgggggccactcttctttggagcgtgtgggcttctcatcgcggtggtttctcttgttgcagagcacgggctctagagtgcaggcttcgttgctccgtggcatgtgggatcttcccggaccagggatcgaacccatgtcccctgcattggcaggcggatgcttaacctcTCTGCCACCAGAGAAGTTCCACACACAGTTTATTAAGTCTCACCTCACTACAGAATTAGTGAAACCCTCGGCAGCTTTGCTTGATTAAGGGAAAGTGCCTCTGCCCTGGTCTGCTTCAGATTCTCTTCTTTCAGTGCCTgggccagtgcttctcaaactggaaCACCTGGGGATTGGGTTAAAGTGCACACTCTGATTCGGCAGGTCTGGGATGGAGCCCGAGATTCTGCATCTCCAACAACCTCTAAGGTGACGCTGATTCTGCTGGCCCAGCAACCTCACTTTGAGCAGCAAGGGCAGGGGCCTTGCACTTTTTGCTGATCTTTTTCTGTGTCCCATTCCTTCTCGTGTTGGTTAAATGAAAAGTGAACAAATGACTGAGCATCTGTATTAGAGTGATCACTTCCTCGTATCAGGACTTTTAAACTTTTGTTCTATTAGCAGAACGTTCTCTCTCCATGCCTGCAATTGCTCAGAATTCATCCTTGAAgtacagagatttttttaaaaatcgacCATTTCTACATCCCAGTCCTTGTATGCTCACACAGTAGGAAGGGTCGCTCTCCTATAGTCCACAGTCTTTAGGATGCTGCAGAGGTAGGAGGGACTGTATGGTCCTTCCTGgcttagaaaaagaagaaggttATCTTCCAGGTTTGGTATCACCTGTACAAGCTGGCTTCTTTCAGTATCAAATGTCCACATTGGGCAGTAGCTACCTAGGGTTTTACCATTTGACATTTTCATGCCCATTCTGTATTGGGCTACACTGTCAAATCCATTATCTTCTATAATGTTTTCAGCAATCTGGTGATACAGTATCATTGATCCCATTTTTAGATAACAGAAAAGTCATAAAGAGATTTGCCTGTCACTAACAAACAGGAGATTGGAGTCATAAACCTAGATCTTTTCCCTGGAAGGCCATGTTCAGTCTATTTCCCCGCCACGCTCTCCTTTTGAAGCCCCTAAAAAGAATCTTGTTGTGAATGAAATAAACCATGGAGTCATTTCATTTCAGCAAGTTCTATGTTCTGGTGCCCATGTAACTGAGCACCTGCTGGTCTCTGCTCTTGCGCACTGAGGCAGTCAGGGGCAGAAGAGAGTACTAAGAATTTGGATTCAACATTGTCCTTTCCCTTAGTATTCAAGTTTAGCTTTTCCAGAGGCATTACTCATTTCAGTTCCAGAACAGATGACAGTGCTGTGGAGCTGGGGGATCATCTCTGTCATTCTTATGATGATTGATGACCCAAGAAACTGCTGAAGAGTAGGGAACATAACATCCTAAGAATTTAGGACTCCTATGTGGATTCGGTCCATCATATTCTCCTACTTCTCCTCTAACAAGCTCAACTCTGCAGGATACATATCCTGGGCATGGGATCATAAGCCAAGCTCATCAAAAGTTaactaatattatttttctttgatttaaggAGCCAGGAGGAGAGGTTGCCAATCTCTCCACCTCTGCCAGCTTTATAGTCTCATCTCCCAGCTTAGTGAGAGCAGTGAGCTGCCCAAGGACCAATTCGTTTCTAAGGGGGAGTCCCACTCACACAAGAGGGAGATAATTAGgccttcccctgcccctcctgGGTATCCCTAGATATGCTTTTACAAACTTTACCTTGGCAATAGACACCAAAAACTGTTCAGACTGGAAATCATCTGAGCCTCTTGTAATGTGGCATGTTGAGTTAAAGCCAAGTTAATATTTAGGGGATTATAGAACTCTGACAAAGATTTCTGTAAAATTACCTCTGGAGTTAAAagtaacaaatggaaaaaaaaataacccctTTGCATGAGCCAAACTCCCTggctatatataatataatatatataataatataatatgatataataataatataatataaataatataatataattatattatatataatataattatattatatattataatatataatatattacaatatacaatatattatataatatataattatataattataattatataatataatatattatatattatataatatattatataatatataattatataatatataatatataattatataattatattataatatattatataatataatatattatatattataattataattaataattatattatattataatataattataattatattatataattatattatattatattatatattatatattatatattataatatattatattataatatataataataattatattattaataattataaataaataattatttttttacaaataaatgtaaacaggACTGGGACCTCCACTCTCCACCCATACTTTCACATTTGTGATGCATTTCTTTGCTCTAAAAGGAATGCAGAGTTTCTCTCTctaaaagatttttgtttttgaacaaTTCTCTCCTATCTATTTAtactaaatttaaaaaccaagagaagTCAAGGAGCAGTGAGtgttttttataaattcaaaCTTCCACCTACCATTTTCTGACCTTTCAACCTATTGGAACAAAAACTTATCCTAATTCTCTGCCAGCAAAACTCTGTGACAAATCCAGGTGGATTGATGGCCAGTAACAGAAAATTCTCTCTGGTCCATCTTGTGGCTTTGGCTACCTTGGAGACCCTTCATTACCACCCCATCCCCTGACTCCTGTGTTATAAAATCTCCAAATCATAAAAACAAGGAAGATCGTGtataagagagaaattctttgtGGTGAGAAACCTACTCATCAGCAACACTCATCAGCCTCATATCTAGAGATTACTTTTCTGGCCCAGACATTTTATTGTTGCTTCTTTACTTATTTAGCCCTTTTCAAATCCCTCTTTTCACTCCTACTCTTGCTCCTTGCTTCTCTCCACAGTTGATATTTACCAAATGACACTGCCCCATCCCCTACTCCCCATGGACCAGGAGAAGCAGCCAGTGCTTCATAGACATCTGGTAGACCTCCAGAGGGTTTTTTGTGGGTGCAGGGAGCAGGCTGGCTTCAGAGATGTAGGTGGTCTCAGTTCATTTATTCTGCAAACACTTCAGGTACCTGTGAGTGtcaagcactgtgccaggcacaggggaACAAGGATGAGCATTATAGTTCCCTGCCCACTGAGCCTCAGGGATTTACCCAGGAATAGGGTGGCCAGATGAAACTGATAGAAATACAGGACATCCAGTTAAATTTCAGgtaaagaacaaataattttttagtgtaagtataatCATTTTAGTATAGTACAATACATTTTTTACTATGTCCCATTAGAAACAtacctatactaaaaaaaaatttgttgtttatctgaaattcacatttggCTGGATACCTGGCAACCTGCCCCAGAGGCACCTGACCTAACCCTCTTGGGTCAGCGGATGTCTAGGGTTAACCCATAACTTCTTTCATACCCAGAGTCCCCTCAGGGATGCTGTAAGGCAATCTGAAGGTGAGGGAAGGCATGCTCCCAGGTACGAGAGCTCTGACTCACACAGTCCATGGTGCTTAACAGCCAACACTTGGTGACTGGAGAcaggggcagggaaagggggctGAGTGACTGTCCTCTCCTAAAGTCTGATGCTGTAGCATTCTCCAGGGAACATCAGTACCTTCCAGGATATGGAATATTGATCTGCCTGTGTCTAGGCCATTGgtgttttctttttacattaaTACAATGCCTAGACAAGGACAGATAAAGCTTCCAGaggagtgataataataataacaattaataataataataaaatttaacatctcCTGACTTCCTGTTTTGTGCTAGGAACAGTGCTTCACACCGATTCTGTCATTTCAGcttcccaacaaccctatgagttaAGTatagttattatctccattttatagatggggaaattgaTATGAAGAGGACAAGAAATAAAAGATCTCCATaagtaagaaaattttatttaaaaaaatcagaaactgaTCCAATAAAATTATTGAGGGAGATTTACTATAATCATGTGAAATTTGAAGTTTTTTGGAAGAAAATGCTATTATTTAAACTGTTGTTATAACCCAGAGCTTTATGTAGAAAGGAAAAACTAGTAAATGCTTGAGAAACTACACCTCTGACAACTTGTAtgttttgagatttaaaaatttgttcagtACTCAACATCTGATATATACATATTGGGGTATACTTTGTGCTTCacaaatttttaagttttaataatcCCAGCTatagaaatttctaaaataaagttcaaaaataaaggtatctttcatttttgaaatgtgATTAGGTTCCAAGGAACCAGAGAAATACTTTAGTTTGGTGACTGTACATGGACTAACatagatagaaaataaatactgCCCCGAAATTTCTCATCTTGAGaaggatcttttaaaattaacctTTGTAATCATGatggtttttaaaataccatCCAATGACAGCACTATCttgattttatttgtaataggaGTAAAAATTCAGCTTTTAGAATCTTCTGGCTGGAAGATGTAAAAACCTcccatgtgtttgtgggcagccaGTATCTTATGTGTGTCAGAAAGGGAAAGATGTTCAAGATGAGCATTTATTCCCATGCGCTGGTTCTTGAAATCTACTCATGTATATTTCACTCAAGCATGGGATGGAAAATAAGTTTTTCATTATGTATGCAAAACCATAGGAAGCCtataaaagttatattaaaaatgcaaataaattttcTCAACAATAGCTTATTACACAATAAACAATGTCCTATTACTTAATGGATGATCTACTCTCCTTCCCAGTTTTCACCTTCAGCATCTCTCCCTGGGCTGGACTAACAGGAGGACTCCAACCCCTGAGGACCCAAAACTAGGAACCCTCCCTCAAGGCCAGGACCCCTCTCTGGGCCAGTCAGAAAAGCTGCAGGATCCAGCCCTTCAACAATGCCCACCACAGACATGGCCCCAGAATGGGTGGaaagtaactgaaaaaaaatcatcaacagCCCCTCTATGTTGGTTTTCCCtaaaaaagcagaaaaccaaaattttattttctcaccctAACTTAAGAAATATGACAGGTTTACTTTGGCCCTTATGGAAAAATAGCCATATGTTTGAAAAAGCCAGGATTTTTCTGTGAATTTGAGGCACCTTCCCTCAACCTCTAGGAAAAATACGAAAACCAAGTAAATACACACAGACAACCAACAGAATTATTAAACCATCTTGGTGAATGGATTTCTAGAGATTATTAACCTTTGTGTTTATAAGGAAAGAATTAATCCTAACCCCAAATTATACGATTGATAGTGATCATTAAATTGAAATTAAAGTAACTCCAGTCTGGCTCGATATTAGAAGGCAGGTAAGGGAATATAAATGCATACTACTTTTCTCTAAACATTCAGCACCTCAGTGAGCATCAGTGAGCTATTTCTGCAGCTTGTCTGTGGGGTCTTACTCTATCTAAGCCACTGTGTTAGCCCTTAGAGAGGTAACAAAGTTATTTCACAAATAGCCCCTGCCTTAAAGGAGGTAATTTTAATGACCCACAGAGTGTTTTATAAATTCTACTATACAAGATATTTGGAACTATTAATGTCATTCATGGAAAACCTCTTTCCTCCAACataataaaattcagaaagatttttcttgcttcataAAATGGAAGAGTCCCACTGATttccttaaaataacaaaaccatGAGTTTACACAGTccattttaaatgttcttattcTAATAATTTCAGTACAAACAGATCAGCATATATAAGTTTTCTAGAAAATCCCTGGCATGAATTTCATATGAAAGCATGCTTTGGAAAGCTAGATAAGAATATGGTAGATGACCATAAAAACTGCTTTTCGTCCTCTGAATCCTTCAAAGCGATTTCTAATACAAAGTCGCCATAAACACCAATGTTTCTAAGCTTCTGGCAGAATACACTGTAGAAGCAATTTCAAAGACCTGTGTCCATAgtagttactcaataaatatttgtcaaatgacaaattaaaaaattgagcAGGTACAGTTTTCAGTTTTGAATAAGAAGCAGTTAGCAGTTAACACTGTTCTGAAGAGTATATGTGATGAGCATCGAATGCaatgattttcattcttttaggaGAAAACCCAGCACTGAAATCGAATTTCttgagaagctggaagaagccaaCCTCACTGTTGATGAAAATGAAGACCATGAAAAGCTCCAAGTTAAAATACAGGCTtttgaagacaaaataaatgcTGAGGGCAGTACCCCTGGCTCAATCAGAAGATATAGTTTGGACCAAATttctaaggaagaaagaaaagacattagATTTAATAGGTATAAATTTTGTTTGGCTGGTTTTTAGAATATGTGCTTCATGTTTGCTATTAGTTTTGTTATCACACTTTTATTAAGtcgtttttaaatatcttttacctATAGCAAAATTCATCCACAGTGCTTTTGTTATTCTATGTTAAAAGAATTCAAATAAAAGTCACAAACctatggtttattttttaaaaacacttcttaaatataaatatgctGATATTGAGAATgactgtcaaaagcttttcttgatttctgatgaaaaagcagaagcaaaagtagaaaaaagaatataaatattgtaAGTTCACCATTTCCCAGCCAGTTTTGCcatgaaactgatttttaaatctttgttttgGGAGGTAGCCTAGATCTACAAAGGTTTGGCTTATTACATAATGTGTATGTTTTATCAAATTCTGTTAATAGCACCAATTTTCAGTTTCACACACTAGAGGAAGTAACTTTTGCCCCAgtgttattattctttcttttccttgtcagTAAACGGTAGCCCAGCTTCTTTACCTGCCTCAGCCTTCCCTTTGTTTGTATTGTAGGTCAAAGAGTTTGGCTTTGCACACCGCGCTAACGAATGACTTGAGTTCAGAGGATGGGGAAGTTGTAGAGAGTGGAGATACGCCAGCCAGCATCTCTctttcagaaatagacccacttGGCCAAGGACATGACAGGTCGCCCTTTAAGGGAGACACTGATGGATCACAACTGGTAAATTCTTCAGTTTCACACCCAAGTATTATACATATAGAATCTGAGAATTTGCCAGAAACAGTTAAAGAAAACTATCAGGAAGAAACTCCAGATACAACCTCAAGGCCTGTAGAATACCATGATAAGCTCTACTTGCACTTAAAGGAAAACCTCAGTAAAGTGAAAGCATATGCTGTGGAAATGGGAAAGAAGATTCCAGTCCCTGACCAGTGTACCATTGAAGGTAAGTGACCTGAATTCACCAAACTTAAGAAATTTCAGGTATCgctagaaaaaacaaacaaaactccagtaATATAAATCGCCATACCCTTCTGGATCTTTTgcaaaatagataatttgaaaatacccttacattattttaattgcttttttttttccccagtaagtTTAATCATCTTTTTGATTCCATTTGAATCTACCTAAATCTACCAACTCTGATTTTTTCAAACCTCAAAATATATTGTTTCTGGTTTCCCATCCATAGTGTTCAGGAACGTTCTGTAAAGGGATATGTGGCCCCCAAAACAGGCTCTGGGGTAGGTGTCCAACGAGAGGCATTTTCCATCCACATAATCATGCAAGAAAGCTATGGGCAGCGTTGAGCTCCAAGAGATTTTCcttctattcattcaacaagcacttATGAAGCAGCTAccgtatgccaggcactgtgccaaaggTTCAGTTATGAACCAAACAGACGCACTCCCTGATCTCTTGGAGGTTAAACTATCGAAAGAAAAGATCGAAACCATAGTCAGGAGGTGATGTAAGGTCAGGAGCCAGTGAGAGTGTGAGCTAGTCAGAAAACAACAGACAAAGTAAGAAAAGAATGTCAGGGCCAGAACTTCCCTGAGGTGCCCAATTTAAGGAGATGCCAAAAaagctcagtaaaattttaagtaGAGTCAGAATTAGTAACAACCTCTTGCCAAGCCATAATGAGCTGAGGCAAAAGGAGGTAAGTAGTAATATTGATCATGTCTTTATTTAcagttttgatattttgtttatcatggactttttgtattaattttgatttttaaaaatattatttatcttgactaTTAAATTTTCTGGTGCTCCTTTAAATTCTGTGCCCTAGTCCTGGCCCCGGGAAGGATGATGGGTTGGAGACACAGGTACTAAAATGGCAGAGTGCCCAGGGCAGGCTTACCCTTCTGGCAGTGGGCTGAGCAGGTGTGGATGGCTGAAGGCACTCTCGGGCTAATTAGATCTTTCCTACAATCACTCTTAAGCAGCAGCCATGTTCTTCCCTTGAGATTTAGATTAAGGTCCTTGCCCACTCCTAGGACATGACATCTTTTCACAGGTTTCAGCTCTCATAGAAAGCATAGAAAAAACCAGGCAGCCTCTCttccagaaagaaacacagcTGAAGGATGGGGAATCCAATTTATATTTACCCACCCACTGACCATCATCCCCTTTCATGTTTAGGTACTAGGAGGGTTTTTCCATACTCTACTTTCTATTCCCTTCTCCCACTCCATATCAGAGGAAAGTGGATTCTCATGCTACCAGAGGAAAAGGGGGGTTCAAGCATTTTGTAATGACAAATATTACTATTTAGCATGTTTGTATAGAatctgacattttctttttttaaaaactgaagtacagtagatttacaatgttgtgttagtttcaggtgtacagcaaagtgattcagttatacatatatatgtgtgtgtgtgtatatgcatatattctttttcagagtcttttcccttataggttattacaaaatattgagtatagctccctgtactatacagtaggtccttgttggtttatccattttatatatatgtattagtgtgtatatgttaatcccaaactcctaatttatccctccctccccctttcccctttggtaaccataagtttgttttctatgtctgtgggtctatttctgttttgtatataagttcattttgtatcattttttttagattccacatataagcgataccatatgatatttgtctttctctgtctggcttacttcacttagtgtggtgATCTCTAGGGAATCTGACATTTTCAGAAGTGTTTACATTAATTTATTGAATAGCCTTCTTAAAACTCTTTTTTGAAATGGTAACAATAAAAGTGATATTGCTCATATTCAATATAAGTTTTGGATAATTAAGTACACCAGGACttgagaatggctaaaatcaatAAGACTGAATTAACACAAACTCTTAACAATTGAATGTTTCATTAATTATCTATGTATTTAACACACATGTTGGAGAATTTAATATAACAAAGGTTAAGTGAATTTCCCAGTTTGACAGAGGACGTCTGTAACAAATATAAAGTTAGATACCTTTTCATCTACTGgaatagttttttattttattttattttattttattttattttattttattttattttattttatttttatagtgaaaACGTTTATATTTAGAATTAGTCAGCTGGACTCAGTTTAGATGATCCCAATTTTGTTGGCAACATCCAAAGCGTCATAGTCAGGAGCCAGTCGAACATATGCCTTCTTCTCTCCATCAGGCCTGATCAGGGTGTTGACCTTAGCCACGTCAATGTCATAGAGCTTCTTCACAGCCTGTTTAATTTGGTGCTTGTTGGCTTTGACATCCACAATGAACACCAGTGTGTTGttgtcttctattttcttcatgGCTGACTCGGTGGTGAGGGGGAACTTGATGATGGCATAGTGGTCAAGCTTGTTTCTCCTAGGGGCGCTCTTCCGAGGATATTTGGGCTGCCTCCTGAGCCGCAGTGTTTTGGGCCGTCGGAAGGTGGGTGACGTCcggatcttcttttttttgtggctgtgtaCGCCTTTCAACACTGCTTTCTTGGCCTTCAAAGCCTTTGCTTTGGCTTCAGCTTTCGGAGGGGCAGGGACTTCCTTCTTCGCCTTCGGCGCCATCTTCG
Coding sequences:
- the LOC133093590 gene encoding large ribosomal subunit protein uL23, whose protein sequence is MAPKAKKEVPAPPKAEAKAKALKAKKAVLKGVHSHKKKKIRTSPTFRRPKTLRLRRQPKYPRKSAPRRNKLDHYAIIKFPLTTESAMKKIEDNNTLVFIVDVKANKHQIKQAVKKLYDIDVAKVNTLIRPDGEKKAYVRLAPDYDALDVANKIGII